Part of the Xenopus tropicalis strain Nigerian chromosome 3, UCB_Xtro_10.0, whole genome shotgun sequence genome, tgcgccaaattgcaacatttttaggcgattttcagaaatgacataaaaaccaataaatttaggaaagctttgcggcttggtactttggtgtagaaaggactctttacccttgttggatttgtcagaatgtgtactttccaaaaatatatggttttgtgggggtttctgtatagttaggggaagttttggcacataatacactgacagggggctctgtgtgcaaaagctgagttggcaggtgagaaatccttatgcgctattttcattttgggttcagtacatactgcagactttggtatatctatgcatattgggcatcaaactgttcagtagaccttaggtgttcctatttggggtgatttgcctttatctgatctttatcaagaaattgtgagagataaatgcggcaaattgcaacatttttatgtgattttctaaatgtcatataaatctgcaaacttaggaaagctttacagcttggtactttggagcaaaaagaaatgtttacccattatagattcggggggatgtgtactttccaaaaatatatggctttctggggtgagtgtactttttttgcagcattatcccacataaaggatgtaaatgtgttgattttgcaggagctgaaatgatacatcatatgggggtatgttcccattggggcccctacatgccacatacttaggtaaacctatacatattgggcatcaaactgttcagtggacccctggtgttcatatttagggtggtttatcttggtacctaacactatgtgggagataagatgctgcgaagtggaagctttaaggggatttttggaaatgtcatcaaaattgctaatttagaaaagctgtgtggcttggtactttggagtagaaagacatgggtacccattttagattcgggggaatgtgtactttccaaaaatatatgactttctggggtgagcatactttttactagttttatcccacataaatgatgtaaatgtgttgattttgctggagctgaaataacagaaatgattgatcatatgggggtatgttcacattggggcccctacatgccacatacttaggtaaacctatacatattgggcatcaaactgttcagtggacccctggcgttcaaattcagggtgttttatcttggtacctaatgctatgtgggagataagatgctgcaaactggaagctttgaggggatttttggaaatgtcatcaaaattgctaactttagaaaagctgtgcggcttggtactttggagtagaaagacatgggtacccattttagattcgggggaatgtgtactttccaaaaatatatgactttctggggtgagcatactttttactagctttatcccacatataatgatgtaaatgtgttgattttgcagaagctgaaatgacagaaatgacagtatatatgggggtatgttcacattggggcccctacatgccacatacttagctaaacctatacatattgggcatcaaactgttcagtggaccccattttgataaaaaccaataactttaggaaagcattgcgacttgatagtttggagcagacagacagttgtgcctattctgtattccccagaatctgttctttccaaaaatgtacaattttctgggataaactttctgttagtgggagttttggccttgaaatctaaagtctgcagctttctggagcagggctttgggaatttggtagtgtactgctgggagtttttaacctatacaagtgacaaatctccataaaactatatatatttggtattggcacgttcaggagacatgggactttccaaatcagttgtatatttgtgcataaaataatttttgtttctagtatgtgtgtttatattatggaaaattagattttttttgcatttttagacatttagaagcctatatcttgttacagaattggaattacacaaaaattctaccatattttgaaagcttaggttgttatgaaaaaaacgatatattgttttcctaaaagtccccccaaggaaaggcccctaaagtgaaacagtgcaaaatgttcaaaaactgtctggcaatacaagttccgctttgaccaaaacagctggcagtaaaagggttaatttatacacccatttattataataacaataacactaTGATCCTACTACCAAGGAGCTTGTATTCAAAAGCCTAACAGCCCAAATTTCAGTTTTTACCCAATTGGCACCATTGTGGGTACAACACCTCATAGTTAGAATGGCCAAAGCACCTTCAACATTTCTGCACCATATACTATATAccatctacagtggaggaaataattatttgacccctcactgattttgtaagtttgtccaatgacaaagaaatgaaaagtctcagaacagtatcatttcaatggtaggtttaacagtggcagatagcacatcaaaaggaaaatcgaaaaaataactttaaataaaagatagcaactgatttgcatttcattgagtgaaataagtttttgaacccctaccaaccattaagagttctggctcccacagagtggttagacacttctactcaattagtcaacctcattaaggacacctgtcttaactagtcacctgtataaacgacacctgtccacagaatcaatcaatcaagcagactccaaactctccaacatgggaaagaccaaagagctgcccaaggatgtcagagacaaaattgtagacctgcacaaggctggaatgggctacaaaaccattagcaagaagctgggagagaaggtgacaactgttggtgcgattgttcgaaaatggaaggagcacaaaatgaccatcaatcgacctcgctctggggctccacgcaagatctcacctcgtggggtgtcaatgattctgagaaaggtgaaaaagcatcctagaactacacgggaggagttagttacctcaaattagcagggaccacagtcaccaagaaaaccattggaaacacattacaccgcaatggattaaaatcctgcagggctcgcaaggtccccctgctcaagaaggcacatgtgtaggcctgaagtttgccaatgaacacctgaatgattctgtgagtgactgggagaaggtgctgtggtctgatgagaccaaaatagagctctttggcattaactcaactcgctgtgtttggaggaagaaaaatgctgcctatgacccccaaaacaccgtccccaccgtcaagcatgggggtggaaacattttgctttgggggtgtttttctgctaagggcacaggacaacttattcgcattaacgggaaaatggacggagccatgtattgtgaaatcctgaacgacaacctccttccctctgccaggaaactgaaaatgggtggtggatgggtgttccagcacgacaatgacccaaaacatacagcaaaggcaacaaaggagtggctcaagaagaagcacattaaggtcaaggagtggcctagtcagtctccggaccttaatccaatagaaaacctatggagggagctcaagctcagagttgcacagagacagcctcgaaaccttagggatttagagatgatctgcaaagaggagtgggaccaacattcctcctaaaatgggcgcaaacttgctcatcaattacaagaaacgtttggcctctgtgcttgcaatcaagggcttttccactaagtattaagtctttttttgttagagggttcaaaaacttatttcactcaatgaaatgcaaatcagttgctatcttttatttcaagttattttttcgattttccttttgatgtgctatctgccactgttacacctaccattgaaatgatactgttctgagacttttcatttctttgtcattggacaaacttacaaaatcagtgaggggtcaaataattatttcctccactgtatatactggggagtagtgatgagtgaatctgtcccattttgcttcgccataaaattcacgaaacgacaagaaaatttgcgaaacacatttatctcgtgatttttttgttgcctgggTCTTTTTGGTCACCCGCATCTTCTTTTTGTCCCCCCGCACTTTTTCTTGAcctgactgcaccctttttttgacgcaaccgcgccaaATTTGACGAGCAACAAATTTTTTACGCACGGTGAATTTTCCCGCAGcggattttcacggaagtttcaccaatggtgaaatgcggaaattcgctgcgaatccatgcctgccaaaaaaaattgctcatcgctACTGGGGAGTACATTTAGGGGCTCAATTACTAAccatcattttatattttaaactcaatttggattttttcaaaaagtcacaaagaaaattgcaaattttccaatttacagctaaaaatccaaattctacAATTCGCCAGCtgaaacttgccgagttcatgtagaagccaatgacaaggttccttccctttccttgaagttctttcttttgtctcgtgGCAACAACTCAATAAATTCAGGATTTTCacgtcaaaaattcaaaaaagttgagtttttcaAGACTTTTCTCAATGcgacttttccttgtgacttttttttagaaaatattagacatttgggaaaacgaaTTTAGTCGAATTAGAAGATATAAAAAAAGGAGAACTTagagaattttagtaaatctgcccctcaagTGGTATAGGGATTCTCTGATATCTTTACTTCTCAGGCTGTAGATAAGTGGGTTAACAAATGGGGTCACTACTGTGTATAACAGAGAGAGAACTTTACTTGTGGTCTGTGATTCTTTTTGGGGGGGAACTAAATAAAAAGCAATGAGAGTCCCATAGAACATGGAGACCAcagccaagtgggagctgcaggtggagaaggctttttgcctcccggtatgggacactatctttaggattgcATGGGCAATACACATATATGATACAGCAATGAGTATAATGGGAAGAAAAACCACAGGAATAGACTGTAAGGTAATTGTTATCTGCATGACAAAGGTATCTGAGCAGGAAAGCTCTAGTAGAGGAAagaaatcacagaagaaatggttaatggTATTTTGGTCACAGAATTGTAGTGTCCCCATGATGTTGGCAAGAAGTAATGGACAAATGAGGCCAAGGATCCAGGACGCAAGAATGAATGTAACACAAACCCTGTGGGACATTATAGAAGTGTATCTCAGGGGGATGCAGATGGCCACGTATCTGTCATAGGCCATTACTGCTAGGAGTAAACACTCAAAGGCttcagttgcagaaaaaaaagcaaattgtatCATACAGCCGACAAAGGGCAACATGATTTTATCATAAATTATAGTTTGGAGCAGGGTAGGTACAATATTTGTGGATTCCAGAAAGTCACATATGGACAGCTGCTGgagaaagaagtacatgggggagtgGAGGTTCCGGCTGAAGGCCACCAACACTATGATGAGGACGTTCTCCCAAACTGTCAGAATATAAATCAGAAGGAACAGAGAGAACAGGGGAACCTTGAAGTTGTGGAGATTCTCGAATCCCAAGAGGACAATCTCACTGACCCACGTCTGGTTCTTCATAGACATTTCCGAGGAGATAAAAAAGAAGCAGTGAGAATATTCAGTTCTCCTTAGAACTCGCCAACATGCAGAAGTCTGTTTTTTGCCATATCTGGGAGTTGTATTGCATTGTCACATTTTGCTGAGATGGAAGCCCACTGTGACAAATTTCCTATGATGGGAGTCTGACCACTGTTGctcaaaataatgcaaataaacagAGACAGTGCAAATATTTTATGCAACACTATAAAGGCAAtgaaaaacagaaattaaatgtcAAAGAGCTTCAGTAAGGAAGTATCAGCTCTTCCTTTGGGTTCCTATCAGATTGGTGTCTACTACAGGCTTCCATAGTTGCTCAGGAAAAATATTAAGCTCTTACATCTCTTACTGTGGAACCATAGGgagatgcccccatgagcttctcccaatgtgtaacctgctctgcatttctcctgccattttgctaacacaatcccaaccatttctttccaatcaaatcactttacaggaaagatgttcttgggggaatattctactgatttgcccctaccagaaccgccccagatactgtggaaccataggaagatgcccccatgagcttctcccaatgtgtaacctgctctgcatttctcctgccattttgctaacacaatcccaaccatttctttccaatcaaatcactttacaggaaagatgttcttgggggaatattctactgatttgcccctaccagaaccgccccagatactgtggaaccataggaagatgcccccatgagcttctcccaatgtgtaacctgctctgcatttctcctgccattttgctaacacaatcccaaccatttctttccaatcaaatcactttacaggaaagatgttcttgggggaatattctactgatttgcccctaccagaaccgccccagatactgtggaaccataggaagatgcccccatgagcttctcccaatgtgtaacctgctctgcatttctcctgccattttgctaacacaatcccaaccatttctttccaatcaaatcactttacaggaaagatgttcttgggggaatattctactgatttgcccctaccagaaccgccccagatactgacTGGGCAGGGAAGAACAGATCTCCTTTTATTACCCGGTGCCAGTAACACCCACAGCTGGGAAACCTACTGGGGAATCTCCGGGAGACTCGGGGGTTTGGGGTAATTATCAATCTCATAATTAGTCTTTGCACAAAACTAATTACTGAacactatatattttatagtatattTTGTATTGTAATATTTCATGCTACACCCATGTGCTGCCCCAGCGTTAGTTATTGTATAGgtttaatggtttttatgcaCATATATTGTACCTTGCCACTTAGTGACCGAAGTTATATTGCAAGATGTTTATTTACTTGTCTGTAAACCCTCCCCTTCCTCTTCCTTATATGTGGcatcagttcctcccatcatccttttcctcttcctgccttccatgtGGGAGGAGCTGCTCCAGAGGTTAATGGGAAGGGGAAATATTCCTTTTGACCTCCACCAGTTCCAAATCCACTCCTGCATTTGTTCATCCAtcccaaataaagaacctttgtgggTTCCAAGTGCccggtgagttctgctatctggcaccGATTGCCCCCCGGGGTGGGGGCACAGCAATTGGAGTtacaatattttcaatatatttatatcaattagggatgcaccaaatccaggattcggttcggtattcggccaggatttggcctttttcaccagggttcggattcagccTTATCCGTGTCCTTAGCATCAGggtcagacccgacccttgccggtgctcccctggccgatggtgttcctcccctgatacATTAAAATTaagtgtgctcaggggaggacatcgggtgggggcccctgggtggggttagggaggctcagcgggggcccctaggAGATGCGGAGGacacggccggtgggggcacctgtagggcccctggggcagcagcttcggtgggccctgcaccccccagtccgaccctgcttatcaTGTGATGTTATTTAGTCGGTCAGTTTATTTATAGCCTTATCAATTGGAAGTTCAAGTGTAGGGATTAGAAGTTGGGGTATCTCAGTAGCTATCATCTGATGTTCCACGGTTCCACACTGTTGTTGAGTTCAACACATGTTGGGTTGGTTTTTAAAACCACTGGTATAGTTTAGGGCATTGGTCCCCAACCAGTAACTCAGGggcaacgtgttgctccccaaccccttggatgttgctcccagtggccacaaagcaggggcttatttttgaaattttggtttggtatttgttgcataaaaacccaatgtacTGCCAACgtgagccttctgtaggctgtagTGATGAGCGGGTCTAGAAAtgctcaaccctaaccctatctgacccagcttcttccctctatttatagacccgccctgcaatgacatcacaaaaggggcggggcgtGTTGGGCGCGCGCCTAAAAATTAGTTTGACGGAAGAGCAAGCTGGCAGTGTTAGGTTGTGGGTGGGAAGGGTGAGCGGGAAGGGTCGGCTCAACCTGCCTGACCCGTGGGCCAACCGGCACATCActagtaggctgccagtccccataggggccaccaaatagccaatagttGTAAATACGAGGAAAGTCTCAGGTAGAAGTTCGTGTTTATCAAATCTTTGCTTTGCTGACTGAGAATTCAGTTAGAGAGATCACAGTTGTATTTGCCTTTCCGTCAGTAATAGTCTGTGCTAATGTATAT contains:
- the LOC108646266 gene encoding olfactory receptor 5G3-like — encoded protein: MSMKNQTWVSEIVLLGFENLHNFKVPLFSLFLLIYILTVWENVLIIVLVAFSRNLHSPMYFFLQQLSICDFLESTNIVPTLLQTIIYDKIMLPFVGCMIQFAFFSATEAFECLLLAVMAYDRYVAICIPLRYTSIMSHRVCVTFILASWILGLICPLLLANIMGTLQFCDQNTINHFFCDFFPLLELSCSDTFVMQITITLQSIPVVFLPIILIAVSYMCIAHAILKIVSHTGRQKAFSTCSSHLAVVSMFYGTLIAFYLVPPQKESQTTSKVLSLLYTVVTPFVNPLIYSLRSKDIRESLYHLRGRFTKIL